A genomic window from Rhizobium sp. 007 includes:
- the ndk gene encoding nucleoside-diphosphate kinase codes for MAIERTFSMIKPDATKRNLTGAITKMLEDAGLRVVASKRVWMSKREAEGFYAVHKERPFFGELVDTMTSGPTVVQVLEGENAILKNREIMGATNPANADEGTIRKVHALSIGENSVHGSDAPETAAQEIKYWFSDTEIVG; via the coding sequence ATGGCGATTGAACGCACCTTTTCGATGATCAAGCCGGACGCAACGAAGCGCAACCTGACGGGCGCTATCACCAAGATGCTGGAAGATGCGGGCCTGCGCGTCGTTGCTTCCAAGCGCGTTTGGATGAGCAAGCGCGAAGCTGAAGGCTTCTACGCCGTTCACAAGGAGCGTCCGTTCTTCGGCGAACTCGTCGACACCATGACCTCCGGCCCGACCGTCGTGCAGGTTCTCGAAGGCGAAAACGCAATCCTCAAGAACCGCGAAATCATGGGTGCGACGAACCCGGCAAACGCTGACGAAGGCACGATCCGCAAGGTGCACGCCCTTTCGATCGGCGAAAACTCCGTTCACGGCTCCGACGCTCCGGAAACGGCTGCGCAGGAAATCAAATACTGGTTCTCCGACACCGAAATCGTCGGCTGA
- a CDS encoding CGNR zinc finger domain-containing protein, translating to MIFAWTAHRFSGGALALDVANSVILRHDIARSIDRFAADEQFTSFPHAAAEFCAERALFREVLPVAPKDRPNFIALREATDRYFRQRVLTGNDDRLLADLLGKLAVTLRNARPNGLDAATAHSVLRLIAMPDAERLKICRNCGWLFIDRSKNKSRAWCDMGVCGNRAKASRHYRRKKEDAT from the coding sequence ATGATCTTTGCCTGGACCGCACATCGTTTCTCTGGCGGCGCGCTGGCGCTGGATGTCGCCAACAGCGTCATTCTGCGTCATGATATAGCGCGCAGCATCGACCGCTTTGCGGCGGATGAACAGTTCACGAGCTTTCCGCATGCGGCTGCGGAATTCTGCGCCGAGCGCGCACTTTTCAGGGAAGTTCTGCCGGTGGCGCCAAAAGACAGGCCGAATTTCATCGCGCTGCGCGAGGCGACGGACCGCTATTTCCGGCAACGGGTTTTGACAGGCAATGACGATCGACTTCTCGCGGACCTGCTTGGAAAACTTGCCGTAACCCTCCGCAATGCCCGGCCCAACGGGCTCGACGCCGCGACCGCGCATTCGGTGCTTCGCCTGATCGCGATGCCTGATGCGGAGCGCTTGAAGATATGCCGCAATTGCGGCTGGCTGTTCATAGACCGCAGCAAGAACAAAAGCCGTGCCTGGTGCGACATGGGCGTCTGCGGCAACCGCGCCAAGGCAAGCCGGCACTACCGCCGGAAGAAAGAGGACGCGACATGA
- a CDS encoding branched-chain amino acid ABC transporter permease, translating into MGYLLQQLANAVPLAALYAALAFGYALAFGVTKRADITYGAVFAFAGQILLLFTDFAYNRLWLVLPASLAIGAVMSFVYSLGAGFWIGRSVMQPLVRRSPNTVIVAALGVTILLMETARLASDTRELWLSPFLNRTVVFWSDASFKVTLTYIQLINTGLMCALIAVGGLVLRRSAWGRVWRAVTDDPLAAELCGVSAIRVFLAAYVAAVFIATCCGILTTFYYGSMDFGAGLLFGLKVLMIAAAGGYSDPLKSAGGAAGIGFAETLWTAYGPFLWRDFVIFSLLVFLLVLSRRERAIP; encoded by the coding sequence ATGGGTTATCTATTGCAGCAGCTGGCAAACGCGGTGCCGTTGGCAGCGCTCTACGCCGCGCTTGCCTTTGGCTATGCGCTTGCCTTCGGCGTCACCAAGCGCGCCGATATCACCTATGGTGCGGTCTTCGCTTTCGCGGGACAGATCCTGCTGCTGTTCACCGATTTCGCCTATAACCGCCTCTGGCTGGTCCTGCCCGCATCGCTCGCGATCGGCGCCGTCATGTCTTTCGTCTATTCGCTCGGCGCCGGCTTCTGGATCGGCCGCTCCGTCATGCAGCCGCTCGTGCGACGCTCACCGAACACGGTCATCGTCGCAGCCCTCGGCGTGACCATCCTGCTCATGGAGACGGCGCGGTTGGCCTCCGATACGCGGGAGCTCTGGCTCTCGCCCTTCCTCAACCGCACCGTCGTTTTCTGGAGCGACGCATCCTTCAAGGTGACGCTGACCTATATCCAGCTTATCAATACCGGGCTGATGTGTGCGCTGATCGCGGTCGGCGGCCTGGTGCTGCGCCGCAGCGCCTGGGGTCGCGTCTGGCGCGCAGTGACGGACGATCCGCTCGCCGCTGAACTCTGCGGCGTCAGCGCAATCCGCGTGTTCCTCGCTGCCTATGTGGCGGCCGTCTTCATCGCCACCTGCTGTGGCATCCTGACGACCTTCTATTATGGTTCGATGGATTTCGGTGCGGGTCTGCTCTTCGGCCTCAAGGTGCTGATGATCGCCGCTGCCGGCGGCTATTCCGATCCGCTGAAATCCGCAGGCGGTGCAGCAGGCATCGGTTTTGCCGAAACCCTCTGGACCGCCTACGGCCCGTTCCTCTGGCGGGATTTCGTCATCTTCTCGCTGCTCGTCTTCCTGCTGGTGCTGAGCCGGCGCGAGCGCGCCATTCCGTGA
- a CDS encoding molybdenum cofactor biosynthesis protein MoaE, which yields MSPAPTIRVQREDFDMQTEVDRLKKAAPGVGAIVTFSGLCRDEGGTLAALELEHYPGMAEAEMTRIADLAIERFGLLGLTAIHRFGRIAARENIVLVIAAAPHRQAAFDGANFVMDYLKTSAPFWKREHGTDGSAGDWVSAKDADDAARDKWK from the coding sequence GTGAGCCCAGCCCCCACCATCCGCGTCCAGCGCGAAGATTTCGACATGCAGACTGAAGTCGACCGGCTGAAAAAGGCCGCGCCCGGCGTTGGAGCGATCGTGACATTCTCCGGCCTCTGCCGCGACGAAGGCGGCACATTGGCAGCGCTGGAACTGGAACATTATCCGGGCATGGCCGAGGCGGAGATGACGCGCATCGCCGATTTGGCGATCGAGCGTTTTGGCCTGCTTGGGCTCACCGCCATCCACCGCTTCGGAAGAATCGCCGCAAGGGAAAATATCGTGCTGGTGATTGCCGCGGCGCCGCACAGGCAGGCGGCATTCGACGGCGCGAACTTCGTCATGGATTATCTGAAGACCTCCGCGCCCTTCTGGAAGAGGGAACATGGCACGGATGGCTCGGCAGGCGATTGGGTCTCTGCCAAGGACGCAGACGACGCTGCGCGCGACAAGTGGAAGTAG
- the moaD gene encoding molybdopterin converting factor subunit 1, which yields MTRLVYFAWVRERIGKSEEDIALPASVVTVADLLGHLKTLGEEYETALQYENVIRVALDQEHAEHDEPVGNAREIGIFPPMTGG from the coding sequence ATGACGCGTCTTGTCTATTTTGCCTGGGTGCGGGAACGGATCGGCAAGAGTGAGGAAGACATCGCCCTTCCCGCCTCCGTCGTCACCGTTGCCGATCTTCTCGGTCACTTGAAGACCCTGGGCGAAGAGTACGAAACGGCGCTTCAATACGAAAACGTCATCCGCGTGGCGCTCGATCAGGAACACGCCGAACACGACGAACCGGTCGGCAATGCCCGGGAGATCGGGATTTTTCCGCCGATGACGGGCGGGTGA
- the pgsA gene encoding CDP-diacylglycerol--glycerol-3-phosphate 3-phosphatidyltransferase: MASRAYNIPNLLTYGRILAVPLIVLCFFVEGRLAISNTARWVALWIFIIASLTDFLDGYLARIWNQTSNIGRMLDPIADKLLVASILLLVAADQTIAGWSIWAAITILCREILVSGLREYLAALKVSVPVTRIAKWKTTLQLVAIAFLLAGPAGDEIFPYTTQIGIGLLWIAAILTIYTGYDYFRAGLKHIVDDEE; encoded by the coding sequence ATGGCATCGCGCGCGTATAATATTCCCAATTTGCTGACCTACGGCCGCATTCTCGCGGTACCGCTGATCGTCCTGTGCTTCTTTGTCGAGGGACGGCTTGCGATCAGCAACACGGCGCGATGGGTCGCCCTTTGGATATTCATCATCGCTTCTCTCACCGATTTCCTGGACGGCTATCTGGCGCGCATCTGGAACCAGACTTCGAATATCGGCCGCATGCTCGACCCGATCGCCGACAAGCTTCTGGTCGCCTCGATCCTGCTCCTGGTTGCCGCGGATCAGACAATCGCCGGCTGGTCGATCTGGGCGGCAATCACCATCCTGTGCCGCGAAATCCTCGTTTCGGGACTGCGGGAATATCTCGCCGCCCTCAAGGTCAGCGTTCCCGTCACACGGATCGCCAAATGGAAAACGACGCTGCAACTGGTGGCTATCGCCTTCCTGCTTGCCGGTCCTGCGGGCGACGAGATTTTTCCCTATACGACGCAGATCGGCATCGGCCTGCTTTGGATCGCGGCCATTTTGACCATATATACCGGCTATGACTATTTCCGCGCCGGCTTGAAGCATATCGTGGATGACGAAGAATGA
- the uvrC gene encoding excinuclease ABC subunit UvrC: MNAKKLPDGGVLYDETDENEDDIEVESDLSASPLPAAIDWNEGGGNESGLAGAELIGEFVKRLPNSPGVYRMFNADGDVLYVGKARSLKKRVGNYAMGRVHSNRIAQMVRLTSHMEFVTTRTETEALLLEANLIKRLRPRFNVLLRDDKSFPYILITGDHRAPSIFKHRGARARKGDYFGPFASAGAVGRTINSLQRAFLIRTCTDSVFETRTRPCLLYQIKRCSGPCTREISDEGYAQLVQEAKDFLSGKSQKVKAHMAQEMNAAAEDLDFERAAIYRDRLAALSHVQSHQGINPAGVEEADVFAIHHEGGISCIQVFFFRTGQNWGNRAYFPKADPQLSGAEVLNAFLAQFYDDKPVPKQIMLSETVDEMALLAAALGEKTGHKVSILVPQRGEKRDLVDHVVANAREAHGRKLAETASQSRLLEGFKETFGLPYAPQRIEIYDNSHIMGTNAVGGMVVAGPEGFVKSQYRKFNIKSTDITPGDDFGMMREVMTRRFSRLIKEEGIPDRTQTVSSAEAADLPFPVWPDVILIDGGQGQMTAVRAILEELAISDSVIAIGVAKGVDRDAGRERFFPPGRESFTLPPRDPVLYFIQRMRDEAHRFAIGSHRARRKKEMVKNPLDEIGGIGPSRKRALLQHFGTAKAVSRAALSDLMAVEGISETVAKQVYNHFHDDAAK; this comes from the coding sequence GAGGTGGAAAGCGACCTTTCCGCCTCGCCGCTTCCGGCTGCGATCGACTGGAATGAAGGCGGCGGCAACGAGAGCGGGCTTGCCGGCGCGGAACTGATCGGCGAATTCGTCAAGCGGCTGCCGAACAGCCCCGGCGTCTACCGCATGTTCAATGCCGATGGCGACGTGCTCTATGTCGGCAAAGCGCGCAGCCTCAAGAAGCGCGTCGGCAACTATGCGATGGGCCGGGTCCATTCCAACCGCATCGCGCAGATGGTCCGCCTGACCTCGCATATGGAATTCGTGACGACGCGCACGGAGACCGAGGCGCTGCTCCTGGAAGCGAATCTGATCAAGCGCTTGCGGCCGCGCTTTAACGTGCTTTTGCGCGACGACAAGTCGTTTCCCTATATCCTCATCACCGGCGATCATCGCGCCCCCTCGATCTTCAAGCATCGCGGCGCCCGCGCCCGCAAGGGCGATTATTTCGGTCCCTTCGCTTCCGCCGGCGCAGTCGGCCGCACGATCAATTCGCTGCAGCGCGCCTTCCTGATCCGCACCTGCACGGACAGCGTTTTCGAGACGCGCACGCGCCCCTGCCTGCTTTATCAAATCAAGCGCTGTTCTGGCCCCTGCACCCGGGAGATCAGCGACGAAGGCTATGCGCAACTGGTGCAGGAGGCGAAGGATTTCCTTTCCGGCAAAAGCCAGAAGGTGAAGGCGCACATGGCGCAGGAAATGAACGCCGCCGCCGAAGATCTCGATTTCGAGCGTGCGGCGATCTATCGCGATCGCCTTGCCGCGCTGTCGCACGTCCAGAGCCATCAGGGCATCAATCCGGCAGGCGTCGAGGAGGCGGATGTCTTTGCGATCCACCACGAGGGCGGGATTTCCTGCATCCAGGTTTTCTTCTTTCGCACCGGCCAGAACTGGGGCAATCGCGCCTATTTCCCAAAGGCCGACCCGCAGCTTTCGGGCGCCGAGGTTCTGAATGCCTTCCTCGCGCAGTTCTATGACGACAAGCCGGTGCCGAAGCAGATCATGCTGTCGGAAACCGTCGATGAAATGGCGCTGCTGGCGGCAGCGCTCGGCGAAAAGACCGGGCACAAGGTTTCGATCCTGGTGCCGCAGCGCGGCGAAAAGCGCGATCTGGTCGACCATGTCGTTGCCAATGCCCGCGAGGCACATGGCCGCAAGCTCGCCGAGACTGCTTCGCAATCGCGCCTGCTCGAGGGCTTCAAGGAAACGTTCGGTCTACCCTATGCGCCGCAGCGGATCGAGATCTACGACAACTCGCATATCATGGGCACGAATGCCGTGGGCGGCATGGTCGTGGCGGGGCCAGAAGGCTTCGTGAAGAGCCAGTACCGCAAGTTCAACATCAAATCGACCGACATCACGCCCGGAGACGACTTCGGCATGATGCGCGAGGTGATGACCCGGCGCTTTTCGCGGCTCATCAAGGAGGAAGGCATTCCGGACCGGACGCAGACGGTATCGAGCGCTGAGGCCGCCGATCTGCCTTTCCCTGTTTGGCCGGACGTGATCCTGATCGACGGTGGCCAGGGTCAGATGACGGCGGTGCGCGCCATCCTCGAGGAACTCGCCATCTCGGACAGCGTCATTGCCATCGGCGTTGCCAAGGGCGTCGACCGCGATGCGGGGCGCGAGCGTTTCTTCCCGCCGGGGCGCGAAAGCTTTACGCTGCCGCCACGCGATCCCGTGCTCTATTTCATCCAGCGCATGCGGGACGAAGCCCACCGCTTCGCCATCGGCTCGCATCGCGCGCGACGCAAGAAGGAGATGGTGAAGAACCCGCTCGACGAGATCGGCGGCATCGGCCCGTCGCGCAAGCGGGCGCTGCTGCAGCATTTCGGCACCGCAAAGGCCGTTTCGCGGGCAGCGCTTTCCGATCTCATGGCAGTCGAGGGCATTTCCGAAACGGTCGCAAAGCAGGTCTATAACCATTTTCACGACGATGCCGCGAAATAG